The proteins below come from a single Takifugu flavidus isolate HTHZ2018 chromosome 6, ASM371156v2, whole genome shotgun sequence genomic window:
- the LOC130528025 gene encoding D(1A) dopamine receptor-like, translating to MALMVFVSDTPQRVMSNTTGFGQVRAESRENPPAHRALTGSVLALLIVWTLLGNFAVCTAVFRYRHLRAKVTNIFIVSLALSDLLVALLVMPWKAVAEVAGFWPFGAFCKTWLSCDIMCSTASILNLCVISVDRYWAISSPFRYERTMNRKVASVMIGVIWIVSVVISVVPVQLDWHRAEIGYPPAEDLAPGGGTSEGICDSSLSRTYAISSSLISFYIPVAIMIVTYTRIYQIAQIQIRMISSLERAAEHAQSCRSDAAEPFPHLCSEISTDSYQADSLHFNQSHVELKVSIRKETKVLKTLSVIMGVFVCCWLPFFVLNCALPFCPAPGAPGTQRRSLCVGEKTFDVFVWIGWSNSSLNPIIYAFNADFRDAFLRLLRWRTGGCCPAVCAAMETVMSIHEVGHLKQDSSVKLRPRSDTTKTRGSEDSGNTTATVWTHRNSEQGTDPKEGTNKDGLTQIPI from the coding sequence ATGGCTTTAATGGTCTTCGTTTCGGACACACCGCAGCGGGTGATGAGTAACACGACCGGATTTGGACAGGTTCGAGCCGAGAGCCGGGAGAACCCTCCTGCACATCGGGCTTTAACGGGCTCCGTCTTGGCGCTTCTCATCGTTTGGACGCTTTTAGGTAACTTCGCGGTATGCACAGCTGTTTTCCGCTACCGACACCTGCGCGCCAAAGTAACCAACATCTTCATCGTGTCTCTGGCTCTGTCGGACCTCCTTGTCGCGTTGCTGGTGATGCCGTGGAAAGCCGTGGCGGAAGTGGCCGGATTCTGGccgtttggagccttttgcAAGACTTGGCTTTCCTGTGACATCATGTGCTCCACGGCATCCATCCTGAACCTGTGCGTCATTAGTGTGGACCGGTATTGGGCCATCTCCAGTCCGTTCCGTTATGAGAGGACTATGAACAGGAAGGTGGCTTCTGTTATGATTGGGGTGATCTGGATCGTCTCAGTGGTCATCTCCGTCGTCCCTGTCCAGCTGGACTGGCACCGGGCGGAGATCGGCTACCCGCCTGCGGAGGATTTAGCGCCTGGCGGTGGGACATCTGAAGGCATCTGTGACTCCAGCCTGAGCCGCACATAtgccatctcctcctccctcataAGCTTTTACATCCCGGTGGCCATCATGATTGTTACATACACGCGGATCTACCAGATAGCACAGATACAGATCCGGATGATATCCTCCTTGGAGCGTGCGGCGGAGCACGCACAGAGTTGCCGCTCGGATGCGGCGGAACCATTCCCCCACCTGTGCTCAGAAATCAGCACCGACTCGTATCAGGCTGATTCTCTGCACTTCAATCAGTCGCACGTTGAGCTCAAAGTTTCCatcagaaaagagacaaaagtcCTCAAAACTCTCAGCGTCATCATGGGTGTCTTCGTCTGCTGTTGGCTGCCATTCTTCGTCCTGAACTGCGCGCTGCCTTTCTGTCCCGCACCAGGGGCTCCTGGGACTCAGCGCAGATCTCTGTGCGTCGGTGAGAAGACCTTCGACGTCTTCGTGTGGATCGGATGGAGCAACTCGTCCCTTAATCCGATTATCTACGCGTTTAACGCGGACTTCAGAGACGCTTTCCTGCGCTTGCTCCGTTGGCGGACAGGTGGCTGCTGCCCCGCTGTGTGCGCGGCGATGGAGACGGTGATGAGCATCCATGAGGTCGGACATTTGAAACAGGATAGCTCGGTGAAGCTGAGACCGAGGTCCGATACAACGAAAACCCGGGGGAGCGAGGACAGCGGGAACACCACTGCGACTGTGTGGACCCACAGGAACTCTGAACAGGGTACGGACCCGAAGGAAGGTACCAACAAAGATGGACTGACACAGATTCCGATTTAA